A segment of the Streptomyces sp. XD-27 genome:
TAGGTTTTACCGACAGCGCGTCGGGAAGGCTTTGACTTAGGCAAGCCTAAGTAACGATACTTGTCTTCCCGTCCCCTCTTGGTACCCGGAGGCCGTCTTGGACGCCGCAGCCGCAGCAGCAGCCGGCACGACGCCGTATCCGCCGTTCTCCGTGCTCATCCGCACGGCCTCGCACGAGCAGCACACCGAGGCCGAGAACTCCACGTTCATGAGCGACATGCTCGGCGGCAGGCTCGGCGTCGACGCCTACCGGCGCTACACCGAGCAGCTGTGGTTCGTCTACCGCGCGCTGGAGTCCTGCTCCGCGCGGCTCGCCGCCGATCCGGTCGCGGGCCCGTTCATACAGCCCGAGCTGGCCCGTACCGCCGAGCTGGAGCGCGACCTCGCGCACCTCGGCGGCACCGGCTGGCGGACGGGCCTGCGGCCGCTGCCCGCGACGGCGGCGTACGCGGCGCGGGTCGAGGAGTGCGCGCGCACCTGGCCCGCGGGCTATGTCGCCCACCACTACACCCGCTATCTCGGCGACCTCTCCGGCGGCCAGATCATCCGCGGCACGGCGGAGAAGACGTGGGGCTTTGAACGCAAAGGCGACGGCGTGCGGTTCTACGTCTTCGAGGGCATCGCCAACCCGGCCGCGTTCAAGCGGCACTACCGCGAGCTGCTGGACGCGCTGCCGGTGGACGACCTGGAGCGGCACCGGGTGGTCGAGGAGTGCAAGCGCGCGTTCGCGCTGAACACGGCGGTCTTCCGGGAGTTGGGCGAGCAGTTCCCGCTCAGCGCGTAGTGTCCGAGGCAGTTCCCGGTCAGCGCGTAGTGTCCGAGGCTAGTCGGCGGTCCCGCCCCGTTCCCGGGTGACCCGGCCGCCGACCTCGACCGTGCCGTCCGGGTGCGGGCGGGTGAGGATCCGCGAGCCGATGCCCTGGCGGATGTCCAGGGCGCGGCCCAGCTCGTGGGTGAGGACGACGGCGGCGGCCCCGGTCGCCTCGTCCTCCACGATGGCGTCGCCGCGCCGTGGGAAGGCCCGCGCGCGCACCAGCCCGGCCGACTCGTCCAGCCAGGCCCATGCGTACAGGAACCCCTCGCCCTCCGGCGGGCCGGGGATGGCGTCGACCTCGGCCGCCGAGCCGTACCGCTCGGTGCGCTTCCCCCGCGCCCACGCGGCCCGGCCGCGCACCCACGTCAACTCGCCGTCGTACGAGACCGGGACCTCCCCGGCGGGCGGGCGCAGCACGTCCGGGGCCCGGCCGAGGTCCCGCAGCAGCCAGGCGGTGCCGACCAAGGGGTGGCCCGCGAAGGGCAGCCGGACACTGGGGGTGTAGATGTCGACGACGCCGCGCTCCGTGTCATCGATGAACACGGTCTCGCTGAAACCGAGTTCGGCCGCCAGGGCCTGGCGCCGCGCCGCCCCGGGCACGGCCGCGCCATCGCGCACGACGCCGAGCGCGTTCCCACCGCGCCCGTCCGGCCCTCCCCCATAGCCTTCGGCATGGGAGGTACCCCCAAACACCCGCAGTACCTCGACACCGTTCATCAGGCCATCCAAGCAGACGCGGGTCCGCGCCCACCAGGGGACAGGATCCGGTGAGCGCGGACGTACGAAGGCGCCTGGGCGCCGGGCCTACGGGGCGTCAGTGGCAGGTGCGCCGGCGGGTCGCGAACACGGCGGCCGCGCCGCCCGCCGCCAGCAGCCCCGCGCCGCCCAGCAGGGTCGCCGACGGGACTCCGGCGCCGGTGGCGGCCAGCGATCCGGTGCCGCCGGTGCTGCCGCCGCCCACGACGCCGCCGCTGCCGCTGCCGCTGTTGACGGAGGTGTCCGAGCCCCCGCCGCCGGGCAGAGCGGCGTCCTCGTCCAGGGAGACGGAGACGGTGACGGGGTCGAGGGCGTCGCCGGAGTGGTAGAAGCCGCCGAACGCCTTGGCGCCGTCCTTCGTCAGGGTGGCCGGCGCCTTGGTGAGCGTGACCACCCCGCCCTTGGGCCCGTAGGACGCGGGCAGTTTCAGCTCGGCGACGGTCAGGTCGTCGGACTCGGTGACCTTGCCCGTCCCCCGGTCCTTCGCGGACACGTCCGCGACCAGCGAGCCCTTCGCGCCCTTGCCGCGCACCTTCAGATCGCTGAACTTCAGGTCGAGGTCGCCGCCGTGGCCGGTGAAGCGGACCGTGCCGTCGAACGCCGCGTTCAGGGTGCGGGACTTCTCGTCGTACGTGCCCTGCCCGCCGAGGAAGCGGAACCCGCCGTCGGTCTTCTTGGCGCCGCCGGAGACAGTGATCTTGCCGTGCGCGATGGGTCCGGTGACGTAGTCGCGGAAGGACTTCTTCACGCCCCAGTCGAGGCTGCCGTCCGCCACGGTGCCGTCCTGCGACGGCCGTCCGGACGGGCTCGCCGGGGAGGTGGGCGAGGCGGTGGGGTCGCCCGTGGGCTTGCCCTGGGTGGGCGTGGCGGTGGGAGTGCGGGTCGGCGGCTGGGACGGAGTCCGCGTCGCGGTCTGGGGCGGGCTCTGCGGCGGGGTCGTCGCGGGTGTGGTGGCCGGGCGGCCCGCCTTCACCGTCAGCGTGGCCGGGTCGAGCTCCTGCCCCTCCTCGTACATGCCGTTGAACGCCTTGGCGCCGTCGGCGGTCAGCGCGGCCGGGATCTTCGCGAACGTGACCGCGCCGCCCTCGCCCGCCCCGGGCTTGAGCCCGGTGAGGTCGAGCGAGGCGAGCGCGACGTCGTCGGTGGTCCGGCCCGAGGCGGTGACGTCGGCGGTGATCGCGCCCTTCGTCCCTTCCGTACGCACCTTCAGGTCGCTGAGCTTGAGGTCGAGTTCGCCGCCGTGGCCGGTGAAGCGCACGCTGCCCTTGAAGGTGGTCGCGACGGCGTGGGTGGAGGTGTCGTACGTCCCCTTGCCGCCGGTGAAGGTGAACGGGCCGTTCCCGTCCGCCTGGCGCGCGCCGTCCGCGACCTCGATCGCGCCGTGGGCGATCGGGCCGGTGACGTACTTCCGGAAGCCCTCCTTCACGCCCCATTCCAGGGTTCCGTCGGTGATCTCCAGCTTCGGCGCCGCACCGCCCTGGGCAGCATGCGCGGGCAGGACGAGCACGGCGGCGCCGACGGCCGCGGTGGCGACCGCAGCGGCGAGGGCGAGCGCGCGGGTGCCTGTCCGGCGGGTGGCGCGAGGTGTGGCTGAGGGAGCCGTCATGGTCGGCTGTCTCCTTGGGTCGGCGGCCGCACGGGGCGGCACACGGTGGGGGTCGGCCGCACGGGGGCGGCACAGGGTCGACGGGCACGCCGGTCGGGCGGCGCTGCCCTGGTGTCAGTCGTCGCCCGTTTCGGGCGCGCGGCGCCTGCGCCGCAGGGCGACAACAGCCGCCGCCGCTGCGGCGAGAGCGCCCGCGGCGCACAGCGCCGCAACCAACGGCCCGGCCGACGACGAAGACGAGGAAGAACCGTCCGCCGCCTCGCGCGCCGCGGGCTTCGGCGGCGCCGACGCCGACGGCGCGTCGCCGAGGTCGGGCAGGGCCGGGAGCCGGGCGGAGTCGTCGAGCGCCACGGCGAGGGAGACCGGGTCCATCCCGGTGCCCGCCGCGTACATGCCGCCGAAGGCCCGCGCGCCCCGGGCGGTCAGCGCCGCGGGGGCCTCCGTCACCGCGATCAGGCCGTCGCGGGGCCGCAGTTCACCGGCCTTGAAGGTGACCAGCGGTACGTCCTGGTCGGCACCGGCGCCGGCACGGCGTACATCGGCCGAGAGCGTGCCCGTGCCGTCCCTCCCGACCCGTACGGACACCCCGCTCAGCGTGAGGTCCAGGTCCTTGCCGGTGAACCGCAGCGACCCGGCGAACGTGCCCTCCAGCGTGTCCTGGTCCGTGTCGTACGTGCCGTGCCCGGCGGGGAACCGGAACAGCGTCCCGCCGTCCTGGGCGCCCTCGGACAGCCGCCAGGATCCCTGGGCGACGGAGCCCGTGACGTATTCACGGAAGGTCCGGCGGACGCCCCAGTCGACGGCCGCGTTCTCGAACCGGCCCTTGGCGGGGGCCTCGGCAGGCTTGCCGGGGCGCTTCGCGGTGGGGCTCGGCGACGCGGTGCCCTCCGGCCGCGCGGGCCCCGACGTGACGTCGACCGACAGGTTCAGCGGATCCAGCGCGGCGCCCTCGGCGTAGTACCCCGCGAAGGCCCGCGCGCCCTCGGCGGTGAGCCGGGTGGGGACGGCGTCGAGGCGGACCGCCGTGCCGCCGCCCCGCATGTTCACCCCCGTCAGGTCGAGTGCGGCCAGCGGGACACGGGCGGCGGAGGTGACCGTTCCGCTGCCGCGCGCCTTGCTGGTCATGTCGGCGTAGAGGGTGCCGCGGCCGCCGCTGATCCGGACCACGGGATCGGCGATGGCCAGGTCCAGTTCATGGCTGCCGTCGGGCTTCGGGTGACCGGTGAACCGCACGCCTCCGGTGAAGCGCGCCTCGAAGGCACCGGTGTCCGCGTCGTACGCGCCCTTGGCGGAGTGGAACCGGAAGTCGCTGTCCCCCGCCGTGGCCGCACCGCCGTTGAGGGTCCACTTCCCCTTGGCGATCGGCCCGGTCACGTAGCTCTGGAACGACGCCTTGACGCCCCAGTCGAGCCGCCCACCGGAGACCTGGTGGCCCTCCGCGTGCGCCCCGGTGGCAGGGAGCAGGGCCGCCGCCAGCGCCGCCAGGAGCATGACGGCGCGGGCACGGACCCGTCTGGACGGCAGCATCGATGACCCCTCCCCTGTCGCGATCACGAAGGTAAGGCTAACCTAAGCCACATCGTGCCGGGTCGGCCAGAGCCGAACCGGCGCGACCGGAGCGACATGACCGACGCGACCGCATGGAAGGGCCTGACAGTGGATCAACGGCAGTCGTCGGACGGGCATTTGCCCCACTCCTCGCGCCGCCCGCACGCGCTCGGCGGCCTCGTCGCCGTCCTGGCCCTGCTGCTGGGCCTGACCGCCTGCGGCGGCTCCGGCGGTGTGGGGGACTCCGGTGGCGGCGCGCCGGGGACGGGCGCGCGCAATGGCGCCGAGCCCGCCGACCGCGTCGAACCGCTCACCGGCGCACCGCCCGCGCCCCGGCTGCCCGCCAGGGTCCGGTCCGCCGACGGGCACGACGTCACCGTCCGCAGCACCGACCGCGTGGTGCCGCTCACCGGGGCGCTCTCCGAGATCGTCTTCACCCTCGGCCTCGGCGACAAGGTGGTGGCCCGCGACATCACCGCCACCTTCGAGCAGGCCAGGAAGCTGCCGGTGGTCACCCGGGGGCACGACGTCTCGGCCGAGAGCGTGCTGTCCCTCAAGCCGACCCTGGTGCTCGCGGAGACCTCCACCGGCCCCGACGAGGCCATCGCGCAGATCCGCGCGGCGGGCGTCCCGCTGGTCGTCCTCGAACCGGCCAAGAAGCTGTCGGACGTCGGGCCCCGCATCGGCACCGTGGCCGCGGCGCTCGGCGTCGCCAAGGCCGGCGACCGGCTGCGCCACCGTACCGAGGAGCGCGTCGAGAAGGTGCGCGAGGCCATCCCCGGCAGGAAGAACAAGCCGCGCGTCGCCTTCCTCTACGTCCGCGGCTCCGCTTCCGTCTACCTGCTCGGCGGCGCCGACTCCGGCGCGGGCTCGCTCCTGGAGGCCGCCGGCGCGGTCGACGCGGGCAAGGAGTCCGGGCTGAGGAAGGACTTCACCCCCATCACCAGCGAGGCGCTGGTGAAGGCCGCGCCCGACGCCATCCTCGTGATGGCGAAGGGGCTCGACTCGGTCGGCGGGATCGACGG
Coding sequences within it:
- a CDS encoding heme oxygenase (biliverdin-producing); its protein translation is MDAAAAAAAGTTPYPPFSVLIRTASHEQHTEAENSTFMSDMLGGRLGVDAYRRYTEQLWFVYRALESCSARLAADPVAGPFIQPELARTAELERDLAHLGGTGWRTGLRPLPATAAYAARVEECARTWPAGYVAHHYTRYLGDLSGGQIIRGTAEKTWGFERKGDGVRFYVFEGIANPAAFKRHYRELLDALPVDDLERHRVVEECKRAFALNTAVFRELGEQFPLSA
- a CDS encoding PhzF family phenazine biosynthesis protein, with amino-acid sequence MNGVEVLRVFGGTSHAEGYGGGPDGRGGNALGVVRDGAAVPGAARRQALAAELGFSETVFIDDTERGVVDIYTPSVRLPFAGHPLVGTAWLLRDLGRAPDVLRPPAGEVPVSYDGELTWVRGRAAWARGKRTERYGSAAEVDAIPGPPEGEGFLYAWAWLDESAGLVRARAFPRRGDAIVEDEATGAAAVVLTHELGRALDIRQGIGSRILTRPHPDGTVEVGGRVTRERGGTAD
- a CDS encoding HtaA domain-containing protein, whose product is MLPSRRVRARAVMLLAALAAALLPATGAHAEGHQVSGGRLDWGVKASFQSYVTGPIAKGKWTLNGGAATAGDSDFRFHSAKGAYDADTGAFEARFTGGVRFTGHPKPDGSHELDLAIADPVVRISGGRGTLYADMTSKARGSGTVTSAARVPLAALDLTGVNMRGGGTAVRLDAVPTRLTAEGARAFAGYYAEGAALDPLNLSVDVTSGPARPEGTASPSPTAKRPGKPAEAPAKGRFENAAVDWGVRRTFREYVTGSVAQGSWRLSEGAQDGGTLFRFPAGHGTYDTDQDTLEGTFAGSLRFTGKDLDLTLSGVSVRVGRDGTGTLSADVRRAGAGADQDVPLVTFKAGELRPRDGLIAVTEAPAALTARGARAFGGMYAAGTGMDPVSLAVALDDSARLPALPDLGDAPSASAPPKPAAREAADGSSSSSSSAGPLVAALCAAGALAAAAAAVVALRRRRRAPETGDD
- a CDS encoding hemin ABC transporter substrate-binding protein, translating into MTDATAWKGLTVDQRQSSDGHLPHSSRRPHALGGLVAVLALLLGLTACGGSGGVGDSGGGAPGTGARNGAEPADRVEPLTGAPPAPRLPARVRSADGHDVTVRSTDRVVPLTGALSEIVFTLGLGDKVVARDITATFEQARKLPVVTRGHDVSAESVLSLKPTLVLAETSTGPDEAIAQIRAAGVPLVVLEPAKKLSDVGPRIGTVAAALGVAKAGDRLRHRTEERVEKVREAIPGRKNKPRVAFLYVRGSASVYLLGGADSGAGSLLEAAGAVDAGKESGLRKDFTPITSEALVKAAPDAILVMAKGLDSVGGIDGLLKVPGVAETPAGLDRRVVTVEDGVLLNYGPRTDEVLRSIVDQLYGTGDR
- a CDS encoding HtaA domain-containing protein, with the protein product MTAPSATPRATRRTGTRALALAAAVATAAVGAAVLVLPAHAAQGGAAPKLEITDGTLEWGVKEGFRKYVTGPIAHGAIEVADGARQADGNGPFTFTGGKGTYDTSTHAVATTFKGSVRFTGHGGELDLKLSDLKVRTEGTKGAITADVTASGRTTDDVALASLDLTGLKPGAGEGGAVTFAKIPAALTADGAKAFNGMYEEGQELDPATLTVKAGRPATTPATTPPQSPPQTATRTPSQPPTRTPTATPTQGKPTGDPTASPTSPASPSGRPSQDGTVADGSLDWGVKKSFRDYVTGPIAHGKITVSGGAKKTDGGFRFLGGQGTYDEKSRTLNAAFDGTVRFTGHGGDLDLKFSDLKVRGKGAKGSLVADVSAKDRGTGKVTESDDLTVAELKLPASYGPKGGVVTLTKAPATLTKDGAKAFGGFYHSGDALDPVTVSVSLDEDAALPGGGGSDTSVNSGSGSGGVVGGGSTGGTGSLAATGAGVPSATLLGGAGLLAAGGAAAVFATRRRTCH